The Thermovibrio guaymasensis genomic interval CTTCTCAAGCTCAACCTCTTCCTGTGGAGTTAAAACCCTCTTCTTCTCCATCTTGTCAATTATGTCATCAAGCTCCTGGTGTTTTTTCTCAAGGGTTTTAAAGTGGTGAAACTTCTCCCTTGCAAGGGCCTTGAGGT includes:
- a CDS encoding YdcH family protein, whose amino-acid sequence is MLRDENLKALAREKFHHFKTLEKKHQELDDIIDKMEKKRVLTPQEEVELEKLKKERLRLRDEMLLLMKKAKEESEK